Proteins encoded in a region of the Oscillospiraceae bacterium MB24-C1 genome:
- a CDS encoding zinc-binding alcohol dehydrogenase family protein has protein sequence MKAIQVVRPGELVISDQPLPVPEIAGHVLIQIKAAGICGSDISIFRGTSPVAVYPRIIGHEFAGEVVSTGANVSGVDPGDHVVVNPVIQCGECPICKRGRGNVCANLQVIGVHVDGGFREYVSVPEKNVFKISSDIAWEEAAIIEPYTVAAQVTSRGGVQAGDTVLILGCGQIALTILQVCKLIGASCIMTDLVASRLERAKEFGADEVINSAVEDVRSRVLELTGGLGVDVSIDAACVGKTLEQAAECTRSAGVVVTMGFAERIVPITELAITKNELDIRGSRLNNNKFPQVIEWVESGKLQPRKIITHKLPFTDVLEGFEKIKNDPENTLKVILTFEQE, from the coding sequence ATGAAAGCAATTCAGGTAGTTCGGCCGGGAGAGCTTGTAATTAGCGACCAACCGCTGCCGGTACCAGAAATCGCCGGTCACGTACTGATTCAAATAAAAGCAGCGGGAATCTGCGGATCAGACATCAGCATTTTTCGGGGTACATCGCCTGTGGCGGTCTATCCACGCATCATTGGGCATGAATTTGCCGGAGAAGTCGTGTCAACCGGCGCAAATGTTTCTGGCGTAGATCCGGGCGACCATGTGGTGGTTAATCCGGTTATACAATGTGGCGAATGCCCAATCTGCAAACGTGGTCGCGGCAACGTTTGCGCGAATCTACAGGTTATCGGTGTGCATGTCGATGGCGGATTCAGGGAATATGTAAGCGTTCCCGAAAAAAATGTCTTTAAAATATCCTCTGATATTGCGTGGGAGGAGGCTGCGATTATCGAACCCTACACTGTAGCGGCTCAGGTAACTAGCCGGGGCGGCGTTCAGGCGGGAGATACTGTGCTGATTTTAGGTTGCGGCCAGATTGCGCTGACCATTTTACAGGTCTGCAAACTCATCGGTGCCTCCTGCATTATGACCGATCTGGTTGCGAGCAGGCTTGAGCGCGCAAAAGAATTTGGTGCAGACGAGGTTATCAACTCCGCTGTTGAAGATGTCCGTTCGCGCGTGCTTGAACTGACCGGCGGCCTGGGCGTAGATGTGTCAATTGACGCCGCCTGTGTCGGCAAAACTTTGGAACAAGCAGCAGAATGCACGCGTTCGGCCGGTGTAGTTGTCACGATGGGCTTTGCTGAACGCATTGTTCCGATCACCGAATTGGCTATTACAAAAAACGAGCTGGATATTCGCGGCTCTAGGCTTAATAACAACAAATTTCCACAGGTCATTGAATGGGTTGAAAGCGGAAAGCTTCAACCACGGAAGATTATCACCCATAAACTGCCCTTCACTGATGTTTTGGAAGGCTTTGAAAAAATCAAAAACGACCCTGAAAATACCCTCAAGGTCATTTTGACATTTGAACAAGAGTAA